The Corylus avellana chromosome ca8, CavTom2PMs-1.0 genome has a segment encoding these proteins:
- the LOC132190550 gene encoding stromal cell-derived factor 2-like protein, whose protein sequence is MALGFFALALFLFLGLDPDYGYSSPASAAASSEGVEITYGAVLKLMHEKTKFRLHSHDVPYGSGSGQQSVTGFPNVDDANSYWIVRPQPGTASKQGDAIKSGTIIKLQHMRTRKWLHSHLHASPITGNLEVSCFGGETETDTGDYWRLLIEGSGKTWKQDQRIRLQHVDTGGYLHSHDKKYQRIAGGQQEVCGVREKRADNVWLAAEGVYLPITESK, encoded by the exons ATGGCTCTCGGATTCTTCGCTCTCGCTTTATTCCTCTTCCTCGGCCTCGATCCCGACTACGGCTACTCTTCCCCCGCCTCCGCCGCTGCTTCCTCTGAAGGCGTCGAG ATTACTTATGGGGCAGTTCTTAAGCTGATGCACGAGAAGACCAAATTTCGGTTGCACTCCCATGATGTACCATATGGTTCTGGTAGTGGACAACAATCAGTTACTGGGTTTCCTAACGTTGATGATGCCAATAGCTACTGG ATTGTTAGACCTCAGCCAGGAACAGCTTCCAAACAAGGTGACGCCATTAAAAGTGGGACAATCATCAAGTTGCAACATATGAGGACTAGGAAATGGCTGCACAGCCATTTGCATGCATCTCCAATAACAGGCAACCTAGAG GTGAGCTGCTTCGGGGGAGAGACTGAAACCGACACTGGGGATTATTGGAG GCTGCTGATTGAAGGGAGCGGGAAGACTTGGAAGCAAGATCAAAGGATTCGGCTTCAACACGTGGACACTGGCGGCTACCTGCATAGTCATGACAAGAAATACCAACGCATTGCCGGAGGGCAGCAGGAG GTTTGCGGTGTCCGAGAAAAACGTGCTGACAATGTTTGGTTGGCAGCTGAAGGCGTGTATCTCCCTATTACAGAAAGCAAGTAG